One window from the genome of Sphaerotilus microaerophilus encodes:
- a CDS encoding UbiD family decarboxylase domain-containing protein produces MKYRDLRDFVASLEARGELVRIDEPVSTHLEMTALSDQVLRRGGPALLFQAPCDRHKRFHGLSVLTNLFGTPQRVALGMGVDSIVALREVGELLASLKEPEPPRGLKDAGRLLQIARTLWDMKPALVRRPPCQEEVLTGAEVDLARLPVQHCWPGDVAPLITWGLVVTRGPQSVPRPRARQNLGIYRQQVIGPRQTIMRWLAHRGGALDFREFALANPGQPFPIAVALGADPATILGAVTPVPDSLSEYQFAGLLRGGRTELADSGVGEGRPLQVPASAEFVLEGHIPTAPAGWEGRSEHGVPLKEKGGYLHALEGPYGDHTGYYNEQDWFPVFEVARLTHRRDPIYHSTYTGKPPDEPAVLGVALNEVFVPILRKQFPEIVDFYLPPEGCSYRMAVISMKKAYPGHAKRLMFGLWSYLRQFMYTKFIVVVDDDVDIRSWQEVIWAITTRMDPVRDTTLAEHTPIDYLDFASPVSGLGGKMGLDATNKWPGETNREWGRTITMDREVSERMEALWARVTAPFVTSGTPPARG; encoded by the coding sequence ATGAAATACCGCGATCTGCGTGACTTCGTGGCCTCGTTGGAGGCCCGCGGCGAGCTTGTCCGCATTGACGAACCCGTCTCGACGCACCTGGAAATGACCGCCCTGTCCGACCAGGTACTGCGTCGCGGCGGGCCAGCGTTGTTGTTTCAGGCGCCTTGCGACAGACACAAACGTTTTCACGGGCTGTCGGTACTGACCAACTTGTTCGGTACCCCCCAGAGGGTGGCCCTTGGAATGGGGGTTGACAGCATCGTGGCACTCAGGGAGGTCGGCGAGCTGCTGGCCAGTCTGAAGGAGCCCGAACCGCCGCGTGGCCTGAAGGACGCTGGCCGGCTGCTGCAGATAGCGCGCACGCTCTGGGACATGAAGCCCGCGCTGGTGCGGCGTCCCCCCTGCCAGGAGGAGGTGCTCACCGGTGCCGAGGTGGACCTGGCCCGGCTGCCGGTGCAGCACTGCTGGCCGGGCGACGTGGCGCCGCTGATCACCTGGGGCCTGGTCGTGACCCGCGGGCCGCAGTCGGTGCCGCGCCCGCGTGCACGCCAGAACCTGGGCATCTACCGCCAGCAGGTCATCGGGCCGCGCCAGACCATCATGCGCTGGCTGGCGCACCGCGGCGGGGCGCTGGATTTCCGCGAGTTCGCGCTGGCCAACCCGGGCCAGCCCTTCCCGATCGCGGTGGCGCTGGGGGCCGACCCGGCGACGATCCTGGGCGCGGTCACGCCGGTGCCTGACAGCCTGTCCGAGTACCAGTTCGCCGGCCTGCTGCGCGGCGGGCGCACCGAACTGGCTGACAGCGGCGTTGGCGAGGGTCGCCCGCTGCAGGTGCCCGCCAGCGCCGAGTTCGTGCTCGAAGGGCACATCCCGACCGCGCCCGCTGGCTGGGAGGGGCGCAGCGAGCACGGTGTGCCGCTGAAGGAGAAGGGCGGCTACCTGCATGCGCTGGAGGGGCCCTACGGCGACCACACCGGCTACTACAACGAGCAGGACTGGTTCCCGGTGTTCGAGGTCGCGCGCCTCACGCACCGGCGTGACCCGATCTACCACTCCACCTACACCGGCAAGCCGCCCGACGAACCGGCCGTGCTGGGCGTGGCGCTCAACGAAGTGTTCGTGCCGATCCTGCGCAAGCAGTTTCCGGAGATCGTCGACTTCTACCTGCCGCCCGAGGGCTGCAGCTACCGCATGGCGGTGATCAGCATGAAGAAGGCCTACCCGGGCCACGCCAAGCGCCTGATGTTCGGCCTGTGGAGCTACCTGCGCCAGTTCATGTACACCAAGTTCATCGTCGTGGTGGACGACGATGTTGACATCCGCTCCTGGCAGGAAGTGATCTGGGCCATCACCACCCGCATGGACCCGGTGCGCGACACCACGCTGGCGGAGCACACGCCGATCGACTACCTCGACTTCGCCTCGCCGGTGTCCGGCCTGGGCGGCAAGATGGGGCTGGATGCGACCAACAAGTGGCCGGGGGAAACCAACCGTGAGTGGGGGCGCACGATCACGATGGACCGCGAGGTCAGCGAGCGCATGGAGGCGCTGTGGGCGCGCGTGACGGCGCCGTTCGTGACATCTGGCACGCCGCCGGCGCGCGGCTGA
- a CDS encoding type IV pilus modification PilV family protein, which produces MATTTSLRAIARRACTLRRRGGLALIEVLIATALLGLGSAALMRLHLHLRHGSEVARQRAEALRLAEEDLETLRAYTRLDSGGGSGGGGSGAAWSAIGNLAAQEVTDLGGPTVYTRSRSVSPAAAPALKSVTATLAWTDRHGEARQLRLPTLVAGLDPALIGALLLRRGDERGLGALGRHPLIPVTARELSDGRIAYKPRASGTLTWVFDAATAQVTARCQSPAGLASADLTAAQISGCRAISGLLLAGVLRFATQGDTLRATDAENPLGSAMDLDLRLSLSSTGHPDPAWECEDDAPDGAPPAATAQTVVHYACVVQPAGNPPQWSGRLDVVPRGWAIADGGDGALRICRYSADHDGNGRIDNREHPLRYAGVGEPLGDQNFLVVRAAAGCPRDAPASMGVPANWVDDSTVAHQP; this is translated from the coding sequence ATGGCCACCACCACGTCTCTCCGCGCCATCGCTCGACGCGCCTGCACGCTGCGACGCCGCGGCGGCCTGGCGCTGATCGAGGTGCTGATCGCCACCGCGCTGCTCGGCCTGGGCAGCGCCGCACTGATGCGGCTGCACCTCCACCTGCGCCATGGCAGTGAGGTTGCCCGGCAGCGCGCCGAGGCCCTGCGGCTGGCGGAGGAGGACCTGGAGACCCTGCGCGCCTACACCCGGCTGGACAGCGGCGGGGGCAGTGGTGGAGGTGGCAGCGGTGCGGCCTGGTCGGCGATCGGCAACCTCGCCGCCCAGGAAGTCACCGACCTGGGCGGGCCCACCGTGTACACCCGGTCGCGCTCGGTCAGCCCCGCCGCCGCCCCGGCGCTGAAGTCCGTCACGGCGACACTCGCCTGGACCGACCGCCACGGCGAAGCCCGGCAGCTCAGGCTGCCCACGCTGGTCGCCGGCCTCGACCCGGCCCTGATCGGCGCCCTGCTGCTGCGCCGCGGCGACGAACGCGGACTCGGTGCACTCGGCCGGCACCCGCTCATCCCGGTGACGGCGCGCGAACTCAGCGACGGCCGCATCGCCTACAAGCCGCGCGCCAGCGGCACCCTGACCTGGGTCTTCGATGCGGCCACCGCGCAGGTGACGGCGCGCTGCCAGAGCCCCGCCGGGCTCGCCAGCGCCGACCTCACCGCGGCGCAGATCAGCGGCTGCCGGGCGATCAGCGGCCTGCTGCTGGCCGGCGTGCTGCGCTTTGCCACTCAGGGTGACACGCTCAGGGCCACCGATGCCGAGAACCCGCTGGGCAGCGCGATGGACCTCGACCTGCGCCTGAGCCTGAGCAGCACCGGCCACCCCGACCCGGCCTGGGAATGCGAGGACGACGCCCCCGACGGGGCCCCGCCGGCCGCCACCGCCCAGACCGTGGTGCACTACGCCTGCGTCGTGCAGCCCGCTGGCAACCCGCCCCAGTGGTCGGGCCGGCTCGACGTCGTGCCGCGGGGCTGGGCCATCGCCGATGGGGGCGACGGCGCCCTGCGCATCTGCCGCTACAGCGCCGACCACGATGGCAACGGACGCATCGACAACCGCGAGCACCCCCTGCGCTACGCGGGGGTCGGCGAACCGCTGGGGGACCAGAACTTCCTCGTCGTGCGCGCGGCGGCCGGCTGCCCGCGCGACGCCCCTGCCAGCATGGGCGTGCCGGCCAACTGGGTGGATGACAGCACGGTCGCGCATCAGCCCTGA
- a CDS encoding lytic transglycosylase domain-containing protein, translated as MPAFRAWARAKSAVWTSLRVFVTDLGHGLLAVGHNSLAVLGLAVLSAAFLLGGRADVRATLEEKTLGWLQERQDERLAGEEEADLLAPGDISAGDRATAVDPSELNRQQATVAQWLARRYRVAPEPVARLVQESWALGQRVGLEPTLILAIVAIESSFNPFAQSAVGAQGLMQVMTKVHDDKYEAFGGNHAAFDPLTNLRVGVQVLKDCIAKAGSLEGGLRHYVGAANLNDDGGYAFKVLAEQGFMQQLLKGRSVPVTARLPVPPVGNVATDASTTPGAATEAPAPARPTAPSAPTERSTRKTERVALLAR; from the coding sequence ATGCCTGCATTCCGAGCCTGGGCACGAGCGAAGTCGGCTGTCTGGACTTCCCTGCGTGTCTTCGTGACGGACCTTGGCCATGGCCTGCTGGCCGTCGGCCACAACTCGCTGGCCGTGCTGGGCCTGGCGGTGCTCAGCGCCGCCTTCCTGCTCGGTGGGCGTGCCGACGTGCGCGCCACCCTGGAAGAGAAGACGCTCGGCTGGCTGCAGGAGCGCCAGGATGAGCGACTGGCCGGCGAAGAGGAAGCCGACCTGCTGGCCCCCGGCGACATCTCGGCCGGCGACCGCGCCACCGCGGTCGATCCAAGCGAACTGAATCGCCAGCAGGCCACCGTGGCCCAATGGCTGGCGCGCCGCTACCGTGTCGCACCCGAGCCGGTGGCCCGCCTGGTGCAGGAGTCCTGGGCGCTGGGCCAGCGCGTCGGCCTCGAGCCCACGCTGATCCTGGCGATCGTCGCGATCGAGTCGAGCTTCAACCCCTTCGCGCAAAGCGCGGTCGGCGCACAGGGCCTCATGCAGGTCATGACCAAGGTGCATGACGACAAGTACGAGGCCTTTGGCGGCAACCACGCCGCCTTTGATCCGCTGACCAACCTGCGCGTGGGCGTGCAGGTGCTCAAGGACTGCATCGCCAAGGCCGGCTCGCTGGAGGGTGGCCTGCGCCACTACGTCGGCGCGGCCAACCTGAACGACGACGGCGGCTACGCCTTCAAGGTGCTGGCCGAGCAGGGCTTCATGCAGCAACTGCTCAAGGGCCGCTCGGTGCCGGTGACCGCCCGCCTGCCCGTGCCGCCGGTCGGCAATGTTGCCACCGACGCGTCCACGACCCCAGGTGCAGCCACCGAGGCGCCGGCACCCGCGCGCCCGACCGCCCCGTCGGCACCCACCGAGCGCAGCACGCGCAAGACCGAGCGCGTCGCCCTGCTCGCGCGCTGA
- a CDS encoding pilus assembly FimT family protein, with amino-acid sequence MPKCHPRPATRGHTLTEALLVIALFGGLLASGIPSLQAYLLRRHLQGQSAQWLADLQYLRASAIGRNEPLRLSWLRGSGGSGWAIHSGDADACRADGDAAQPIRCTGGAALLRSAWLPAGSRVAVQANVASMRVDPRQGTVTPTGSWELATPDGVRLRHVVNLLGRARVCTPASPVAGVAAC; translated from the coding sequence ATGCCCAAGTGCCACCCACGCCCCGCCACCCGAGGTCACACGCTGACCGAGGCGTTGCTCGTCATCGCCCTGTTCGGCGGGTTGCTGGCGAGCGGCATCCCCTCGCTGCAGGCCTACCTGCTGCGCCGCCACCTGCAGGGGCAATCCGCCCAGTGGCTGGCCGACCTGCAGTACCTGCGCGCCAGCGCCATCGGCCGCAATGAGCCGCTGCGGCTGAGCTGGCTGCGTGGCAGCGGGGGCAGCGGCTGGGCGATCCACAGCGGCGATGCCGATGCCTGCCGGGCCGATGGCGACGCCGCCCAACCCATCCGCTGCACGGGTGGCGCCGCGTTGCTGCGCAGTGCCTGGCTGCCGGCCGGCTCGCGGGTGGCGGTGCAGGCCAATGTGGCCTCGATGCGCGTCGATCCGCGCCAGGGCACGGTCACCCCCACCGGAAGCTGGGAGCTGGCCACGCCGGACGGCGTCCGCCTGCGCCATGTCGTCAACCTGCTTGGCCGGGCGCGGGTCTGCACCCCGGCCTCGCCGGTGGCCGGGGTGGCGGCATGCTGA
- the ribD gene encoding bifunctional diaminohydroxyphosphoribosylaminopyrimidine deaminase/5-amino-6-(5-phosphoribosylamino)uracil reductase RibD yields MQLALDLAEQAIGLTEPNPRVGCVIATPQGQVLGSGHTQQAGGPHAEVMALRAARESAGDAALRGATAYVTLEPCAHHGRTPPCADALLAAGIARVVASLRDPFPQVAGQGLVRLAAAGVRVELGLGAARAQEQNLGFFSRVLRGRPWVRLKIAASLDGLTALPNGRSQWITGPDARRDGHAWRQRAGAVLTGIGTVRDDDPRLDVRLVPSPRQPLRVLLDSGLAVDASARLLQPPGDVLVYTAAAPACDPGFDPARIQVIPAPPPDSVADDQARTRVHLDSVLADLAQRGVNELHVEAGYTLNGAFIAADLVDELLLYLAPKLLGQGRGLASFGPLVTLDGAPQLDFQRIDRIGDDLRVLARPRGRLAGWLTDAA; encoded by the coding sequence ATGCAGCTCGCGCTGGACCTGGCCGAACAGGCCATCGGCCTGACCGAGCCCAACCCGCGCGTGGGCTGCGTCATCGCCACGCCGCAGGGGCAGGTGCTCGGCAGCGGCCACACCCAGCAGGCCGGCGGGCCGCACGCCGAGGTGATGGCGCTGCGCGCCGCGCGCGAGTCCGCTGGGGATGCGGCCCTGCGTGGCGCCACCGCCTATGTCACGCTGGAGCCCTGCGCCCATCACGGCCGCACGCCGCCCTGCGCCGATGCGCTCCTCGCCGCCGGCATCGCCCGCGTGGTGGCCAGCCTGCGTGACCCCTTTCCCCAGGTGGCCGGCCAGGGGCTGGTCCGGCTGGCCGCTGCGGGCGTGCGGGTGGAGCTGGGCCTGGGCGCCGCTCGCGCGCAGGAGCAGAACCTGGGCTTCTTCTCGCGCGTGCTGCGTGGCCGGCCCTGGGTGCGGCTGAAGATCGCCGCCAGCCTGGATGGGCTGACCGCCCTGCCCAACGGCCGCAGCCAGTGGATCACCGGCCCGGATGCGCGGCGCGACGGCCACGCCTGGCGCCAGCGCGCCGGCGCGGTGCTCACCGGCATCGGCACCGTGCGCGACGACGACCCGCGCCTGGACGTGCGCCTGGTGCCCAGCCCGCGCCAGCCGCTGCGCGTGCTGCTCGACAGCGGCCTGGCCGTCGACGCCAGCGCCCGGCTGCTGCAGCCGCCCGGTGACGTGCTGGTCTACACCGCGGCGGCGCCGGCCTGCGACCCCGGCTTCGACCCTGCCCGCATCCAGGTCATCCCCGCCCCGCCGCCGGACTCCGTGGCCGACGACCAGGCCCGCACCCGCGTGCACCTGGACAGCGTGCTGGCCGACCTGGCGCAGCGCGGCGTCAATGAACTGCACGTCGAGGCCGGGTACACGCTCAACGGCGCCTTCATCGCCGCCGACCTGGTCGACGAGCTGCTGCTCTACCTCGCCCCCAAGCTGCTCGGCCAGGGCCGCGGGCTGGCGTCCTTCGGGCCGCTGGTCACGCTCGACGGCGCGCCGCAGCTCGACTTTCAACGCATCGATCGCATCGGCGACGACCTGCGTGTGCTCGCCCGCCCGCGCGGGCGGCTCGCCGGCTGGCTCACTGACGCGGCCTG
- a CDS encoding YdcF family protein, producing the protein MAIELAALKPLVGALLLPPGGWIIPLAAAWLLRRRRAAAPLAALALAGLWLSMCTGTARWLQDALLQPPPALTSTQRQALAASAGQQPTAIVVLGSGRETLAPEYGRGMLSPVGLQRLVYALWLARQTGLPLAYAGGVGWGEDGTASEAETAASIAREQPGQPALRWLDTRSRDTRENAENIVPLLQADGVRRIVLVTSASHMPRALRWFKAAAAGGSPKEPKEPIELVPAPTGYIGDDDAGALAWLPSGRGALAVHTAWHEWVGLWLTPAH; encoded by the coding sequence CGCTGAAGCCGCTCGTCGGCGCGCTGCTGCTGCCCCCGGGCGGCTGGATCATCCCGCTGGCGGCGGCGTGGCTGTTGCGTCGGCGACGCGCGGCCGCACCGCTGGCTGCGCTGGCACTGGCCGGGCTGTGGCTGTCGATGTGCACCGGCACGGCGCGCTGGCTGCAGGACGCCCTACTGCAACCGCCCCCCGCGCTCACGTCGACGCAGCGCCAGGCCCTGGCCGCCTCCGCCGGCCAGCAGCCCACGGCCATCGTGGTGCTGGGGTCCGGCCGCGAGACGCTGGCGCCGGAGTACGGCCGCGGCATGCTGTCGCCGGTCGGCCTGCAGCGCCTGGTCTACGCGCTGTGGCTGGCGCGCCAGACCGGCCTGCCGCTGGCCTATGCGGGCGGCGTGGGCTGGGGCGAGGACGGCACGGCCTCCGAGGCCGAAACGGCCGCGTCGATCGCCCGCGAACAGCCGGGCCAGCCGGCGCTGCGTTGGCTCGACACCCGCTCCCGGGACACCCGAGAGAACGCCGAGAACATCGTCCCGCTGTTGCAGGCCGATGGCGTGCGGCGCATCGTGCTGGTCACCAGTGCCTCGCACATGCCGCGTGCACTGCGCTGGTTCAAGGCCGCGGCGGCGGGCGGCTCACCCAAGGAACCCAAGGAACCCATCGAACTGGTGCCAGCGCCCACCGGCTACATCGGCGATGACGATGCCGGAGCGCTGGCCTGGCTGCCCTCCGGGCGGGGTGCATTGGCGGTGCATACGGCCTGGCATGAATGGGTCGGGCTCTGGCTGACCCCGGCACACTAG
- a CDS encoding type IV pilin protein, whose translation MLRRTAGFTTIELMIGLVVLAILAALALPSYQQHLRRLRRSEALTAVALIQQAQERRRAEQPTYAGSLGSGGLGMASTAPSGLYTLATASTTGSEASSYSVSATAQGAQGADLPCTHLRVDVSAGTITYRSGGSSLLDNDAAANRRCWNQ comes from the coding sequence ATGCTGAGGCGCACCGCTGGCTTCACGACCATCGAGCTGATGATCGGCCTGGTGGTGCTGGCCATCCTGGCCGCACTGGCGCTGCCGTCCTACCAGCAGCACCTGCGTCGCCTGCGGCGCAGCGAGGCCCTCACCGCCGTGGCGCTGATCCAGCAGGCCCAGGAGCGCCGTCGCGCCGAACAACCCACCTATGCCGGCAGCCTCGGCAGCGGCGGTCTGGGGATGGCCAGCACCGCCCCGAGCGGCCTGTACACCCTCGCCACCGCCAGCACCACGGGCAGCGAAGCCAGCAGCTACAGCGTGAGTGCCACGGCCCAGGGCGCCCAGGGCGCGGACCTGCCCTGCACCCACCTGCGAGTGGACGTCAGCGCCGGCACGATCACCTACCGCTCCGGCGGCAGCAGCCTGCTCGACAACGACGCCGCGGCCAACCGCCGCTGCTGGAACCAGTGA
- a CDS encoding prepilin-type N-terminal cleavage/methylation domain-containing protein has product MRPGPLPGLRLGAPPRATGFTLIEVLLALALGLLLVGSLVSGVIAHIGEQRRLLAQARLSQDLRAVMDLASRDLRRAGHWGQAERGAPAEPGRQPEPNPYTGLHPAAGATAAALGHAYSRDAEENGVVDANERFGLRLNGNTAALEWRVSGAALAPGSGDQWQALTDPALLRVTELEIRHEADRVDLLAQCPSDHCPDPADPDCPPRLLIHRVTLTIEASDVRDPAVRRRLRNTLRLRNEELQGVCPAL; this is encoded by the coding sequence GTGCGGCCCGGTCCGCTACCCGGCCTGCGGCTAGGCGCGCCACCCCGCGCGACCGGCTTCACCCTGATCGAGGTCCTGCTGGCGCTGGCCCTCGGCCTGCTGCTGGTGGGCAGCCTGGTGAGCGGGGTGATCGCCCACATCGGCGAGCAGCGCCGGCTGCTGGCCCAGGCCAGGCTGAGCCAGGACCTGCGCGCGGTGATGGACCTGGCCAGCCGCGACCTGCGCCGCGCCGGCCACTGGGGCCAGGCCGAGCGCGGCGCACCCGCCGAGCCAGGCCGGCAACCCGAGCCCAACCCGTACACCGGCCTGCACCCGGCCGCAGGGGCCACGGCGGCAGCCCTGGGCCACGCCTACAGCCGCGATGCCGAGGAGAACGGCGTGGTCGACGCCAACGAGCGCTTCGGCCTGCGCCTGAACGGCAACACCGCCGCGCTGGAGTGGCGCGTCTCGGGCGCTGCGCTGGCCCCCGGCAGCGGCGACCAGTGGCAGGCCCTCACCGACCCGGCGCTGCTGCGCGTCACCGAGCTGGAGATCCGCCACGAAGCCGACCGCGTCGACCTGCTGGCCCAGTGCCCCAGCGACCACTGCCCTGATCCGGCCGACCCCGACTGCCCACCCCGGCTGCTGATCCACCGCGTCACGCTGACGATCGAGGCCAGCGACGTGCGTGACCCCGCCGTGCGCCGGCGCCTGCGCAACACGCTGCGGTTGCGCAACGAGGAGTTGCAGGGTGTCTGCCCGGCGCTCTGA
- the glyA gene encoding serine hydroxymethyltransferase, with the protein MFDRATHTLAAIDPEIAAVIDAENRRQEDHIELIASENYTSPAVMAAQGSQLTNKYAEGYPGKRYYGGCEHVDVAEQLAIDRAKQLFGAEYANVQPNSGSQANQAVFFGLLQPGDTIMGLSLAEGGHLTHGMPLNMSGKWFKVVSYGLDANEDIDYDAMERLAHEHRPKLIIAGASAFALRIDFERFAKVAKDVGAYFMVDMAHYAGLVAAGVYPNPVPHADVVTTTTHKTLRGPRGGLILMRGEEIAKKINSAIFPGIQGGPLMHVIAGKAVAFKEALSPEFKAYQQQVVKNAAVMAETLIQRGLRIVSGRTESHVMLVDLRPKGLTGKEAEALLGRAHMTCNKNGIPNDPQKPFVTSGIRLGSPAFTTRGFKEEQARQVANLIADVLDAPNDEAVIERVKAQVAALTRDFPVYR; encoded by the coding sequence ATGTTTGACCGCGCCACCCACACCCTGGCCGCCATCGACCCCGAGATCGCTGCGGTGATCGACGCCGAGAACCGCCGCCAGGAAGACCACATCGAGCTGATCGCCAGCGAGAACTACACCTCGCCGGCTGTCATGGCAGCCCAGGGCAGCCAGCTCACCAACAAGTACGCCGAAGGCTACCCGGGCAAGCGCTACTACGGCGGCTGCGAGCATGTCGACGTGGCCGAGCAGCTGGCCATCGACCGCGCCAAGCAGCTCTTCGGCGCCGAGTACGCCAACGTGCAGCCCAACAGCGGCTCGCAGGCCAACCAGGCCGTGTTCTTCGGCCTGCTGCAGCCCGGCGACACCATCATGGGCCTGAGCCTGGCCGAAGGCGGCCACCTGACGCACGGCATGCCGCTGAACATGTCCGGCAAGTGGTTCAAGGTCGTCTCCTACGGCCTCGATGCCAACGAGGACATCGACTACGACGCCATGGAGCGTCTGGCCCACGAGCACCGTCCCAAGCTCATCATCGCCGGTGCGTCGGCGTTTGCGCTGCGCATCGACTTCGAGCGCTTCGCCAAGGTAGCCAAGGACGTCGGCGCCTACTTCATGGTCGACATGGCCCACTACGCCGGCCTGGTGGCCGCGGGCGTCTACCCCAACCCGGTGCCGCATGCCGACGTGGTGACCACCACCACGCACAAGACCCTGCGCGGCCCACGCGGCGGCCTGATCCTGATGCGCGGCGAGGAGATCGCCAAGAAGATCAACTCGGCCATCTTCCCCGGCATCCAGGGCGGCCCGCTGATGCACGTCATCGCCGGCAAGGCGGTGGCCTTCAAGGAAGCGCTCAGCCCCGAGTTCAAGGCCTACCAGCAGCAGGTGGTCAAGAACGCTGCGGTGATGGCCGAAACGCTGATCCAGCGCGGCCTGCGCATCGTCAGCGGCCGCACCGAAAGCCACGTGATGCTGGTCGACCTGCGTCCCAAGGGCCTGACCGGCAAGGAAGCCGAGGCGCTGCTGGGCCGTGCCCACATGACCTGCAACAAGAACGGCATCCCCAACGACCCGCAGAAGCCCTTCGTGACCAGCGGCATCCGCTTGGGCAGCCCTGCCTTCACCACGCGCGGCTTCAAGGAAGAGCAGGCCCGCCAGGTGGCCAACCTGATCGCCGACGTGCTGGACGCGCCGAACGACGAGGCCGTGATCGAGCGCGTCAAGGCCCAGGTTGCCGCGCTGACGCGCGACTTCCCGGTTTACCGCTGA
- the nrdR gene encoding transcriptional regulator NrdR, with product MRCPYCGNAETTVVETRTSDEGDAMRRRRRCSACDKRFTTYERAELSMPMVVKKNGERVEFSRDKLRASMSLALRKRNVSVDLIDAALARIEDRVYTSGVSEVSTTRIGELVMHELKRLDKVAYVRFASVYREFEDIDAFSQLIREI from the coding sequence ATGCGCTGCCCCTACTGCGGAAACGCCGAGACCACCGTCGTCGAGACGCGCACGTCCGATGAGGGGGATGCCATGCGGCGGCGGCGGCGCTGCAGCGCCTGCGACAAGCGCTTCACCACCTACGAGCGTGCCGAGCTGAGCATGCCCATGGTGGTGAAGAAGAACGGCGAGCGCGTCGAGTTCAGCCGCGACAAGCTGCGTGCGTCGATGTCGCTGGCGCTGCGCAAGCGCAACGTGAGCGTCGACCTGATCGACGCCGCGCTGGCGCGCATCGAGGACCGCGTCTACACCAGCGGCGTCAGCGAGGTGTCCACCACCCGCATCGGCGAGCTGGTGATGCACGAGCTCAAGCGCCTGGACAAGGTGGCCTACGTGCGCTTTGCCTCGGTCTACCGCGAGTTCGAGGACATCGATGCCTTCAGCCAGCTGATCCGCGAGATCTAG